Genomic window (Streptomyces sp. TG1A-60):
CGGCTGTCGAGACCGCCCCCACGGACAGTCAGTTCCTCGGCCGGGCAAGAGAGTTGAAGGAGCTGCGGGCCGACATCGGCCGGGCGGGGCTCAACACCCTCGCCGGGCGGAAGGCCCCCCACGCGCGCGTGCTGCTCATCGCCGGTCGGCCCGGCTTCGGCCGTACCGCGCTCGCCGAGGAACTCGTCCGGCAGGTTGCCGATGGTTACCCCGATGGTGTGCTGCGGGCCCGGCTCACCCAACCCGACGGCACCCGGGTTCCGGTCGAGAGCGCGGCGCGGGAGCTGCTCGGGGAACTCGGACATCCGGCGCCGGCCGGCGCCGACGAGGACGACCTCAGTGAGGCACTGCGAAAGGCCCTGGCCGACCGCCGGGTCGTGCTCCTGCTGGACGACGCGGCGGATGCCGAGCAGGTCGACGCGCTGCTGCCGGACACCCTCGACTCGCTGGTCGTGGCGGTCTCCGAGGGGCCGCTGACGGGCATCTCCGACGTCCGCCCGTGCACCCTGGGCGGACTGGACACCAAGTCCGCCGTGGCACTGCTGGAACGCTGCACCGGCTCGGTGCGCGTCACCGTGGACCCGCGCTCCGCCGAGATGCTCGCCGAGGTGTGCGGGGCCCAGCCGGCCGCGCTGCGGCTCGCCGGGGGCTGGCTGGCGGCCCGGCCCGCCGTCGCCGTCGCCGACCTCGCCAAACAACTGCGCGCCGAGGGCGGCGACGGCCCGCCGCTCGCCAAGGTGTTCAAGCTGGCGTACGCCTCGCTGCCGAACGCCGCGGCCCGGATACTGCGCCTCCTCGCGCTCGCCCCGGCAGGCCTGGTCGACCCGCACATCGCCTCCGGGCTCGCCGGCTGCTCGGTCGGCGCCGCCCGCACCACGCTGGACGACTTCGTGGCCCTCGGGTTCCTGCACCCCGTCGACTCGCCGCTGCCGCAGTACGAGGTCCCCGGCTGCCTCCAGCCGCTGCTGTGGTCCCTCGCCGAGAGCCAGGAGCGGCCGGGCGAGCTGCAGTTGGCCCGCGCGCGGATGCTGGAGCGGACGGTACGGCTGCTGCAGTCCTGCCGGGCCATCACCGAGACCGACAGCCCGCTGGCCCGCGAGAAACTGCTCGGGATGCCCAAGGTGCTGCGGTTCCCGAGCCCTCGGGCCGCAGAGGAGTGGCTGCGCATCCGCCGGCCCGCGCTGCTGGCCGCGGCCCGCCTCGCGGTCGCCGACGGGGAGCTGGACACCCTCGCCCGGCGGCTGATGTCCCAGCTGGTCCGGGCCATGGTGGCGCACTTCGGCACACAGGCCGCCGCCCCGGACCTGTACGGCATCCACCGGCTCGTCCTCGACGTCGCCGAGCGCCGCGACCTGCCCCGCGAGCAGGCGGCGGCCCTGCTGAACCTCGGCGACCTGGATGCCCGGACCGGCCGTACGAAGGCGGCGCTGGCCCGCTACCGGGCCGCGCTCGACGCCGGACGGCGGGCGAACGATCCGTACGCGACCGGTCGCGCGATGGAATCCGTGGGCGGTGCCCACCAGGAGCTGGAGGACTACGAGCGGGCCGCCGACTGGTACGGCAGGGCGCTCGCCCAGCGGCTCGCCCGCGACGAGCGCGAGGACGCAGCCCGGCTGTACGGGCGCATCGCCAGCGCGCACACCTACGCGGGCCGCTACGGCGAGGCACTGCGTAACTGGCGCTCGGCGCTCACCGGCCACCGCAGGCTCGCCGACGTGGGCGGCCAGGCGAAGGCGTTGAGCGAGATGGCACGCGTCCAGGAGTACGCCGGGCGGCCCGAGGAGTCGCTGCGGACCTGCCAGGAGGCGGTGGAGTGGGCGCGGCGCGCCGACGACACCCGACTGCAGGCCGCGCTCCAGCTCCGGCTCGCCGACACCCTGGAGAGGCTCGGCGACCCGGCGGCGGCCCGGCTGCACCGGGTCGCCGCCGGGCGACTGCTCGGCGACGAGCTCCCGGACGCCGAAACCGGCGAAACCGAGACGGAACAAGGTCCTGACGCCTGCGAAATCCGTAGTGCATCCGCGAAAGATTGATGCATTGAAAGGCTAGACAGCGAGGAAGCCTTCATTAAACTGGCCATGCCGCCGGTTCTCCTGCGGTGTCTCCCGGTGCGCCGCGATGCGTGCGGGTATGTCCTGTGATGTGCGGGCATGTTCCGCCTGTGTGCGCGAGCCTCCACACCCCTCCGAGCCAAGG
Coding sequences:
- a CDS encoding tetratricopeptide repeat protein, whose product is MAEQAVDIEGARVSGTGRFPAVETAPTDSQFLGRARELKELRADIGRAGLNTLAGRKAPHARVLLIAGRPGFGRTALAEELVRQVADGYPDGVLRARLTQPDGTRVPVESAARELLGELGHPAPAGADEDDLSEALRKALADRRVVLLLDDAADAEQVDALLPDTLDSLVVAVSEGPLTGISDVRPCTLGGLDTKSAVALLERCTGSVRVTVDPRSAEMLAEVCGAQPAALRLAGGWLAARPAVAVADLAKQLRAEGGDGPPLAKVFKLAYASLPNAAARILRLLALAPAGLVDPHIASGLAGCSVGAARTTLDDFVALGFLHPVDSPLPQYEVPGCLQPLLWSLAESQERPGELQLARARMLERTVRLLQSCRAITETDSPLAREKLLGMPKVLRFPSPRAAEEWLRIRRPALLAAARLAVADGELDTLARRLMSQLVRAMVAHFGTQAAAPDLYGIHRLVLDVAERRDLPREQAAALLNLGDLDARTGRTKAALARYRAALDAGRRANDPYATGRAMESVGGAHQELEDYERAADWYGRALAQRLARDEREDAARLYGRIASAHTYAGRYGEALRNWRSALTGHRRLADVGGQAKALSEMARVQEYAGRPEESLRTCQEAVEWARRADDTRLQAALQLRLADTLERLGDPAAARLHRVAAGRLLGDELPDAETGETETEQGPDACEIRSASAKD